The following nucleotide sequence is from Komagataeibacter medellinensis NBRC 3288.
GTCCCCCTCCGCCACGGGTGGGGCGATTGCTCTGCTGGCGGTTGTCCAGATCGTTGTTCACCTGATCTACTTCCTGCACATGAACGGTTCGTCCGAGCAGCGCTGGAATGTCATGGCATTTGTCTTCACGGTGCTGTCGGTTCTGGTCCTTGTGGCCGGCACGATGTTCATCATGCATGACACGTCCATCAACATGATGTCGCGCTAAGCGGTATCGTGTCGGGGTTCGGGGGCAGGTGACTGCTCCCGGGCCGGACATCATAAAAAAAGACCGGCACGGGAAACCGTGCCGGTCTTTTTTATAAGGAAGCCTGCTTTCGCAGCAGAAGGCCGGGATCAGTCCTTCTGGGGTTCGGGGGAGAGCAGGTCCTTCTTGTTGGGCTTGTCTTTCCACTCCTCGGCATCGGCCGGGGCATCGAGCTTGCGCGTGATATTGGGCCATACGGCGGCATATTTGGCGTTCAGCTCGGCCCAAGGGGTGGCGCGGTCGTCGCTATCGGGGAAGATGGCCTCAGCCGGGCATTCCGGTTCGCACACACCGCAGTCGATGCATTCATCCGGATTGATTACGAGAAAATTCTCACCCGCGTAGAAGCAGTCAACCGGACAGACTTCGACACAATCCGTGAATTTGCAGCGAATGCAGTTTTCGGTGACCACATAGGTCATCGCCTATCTCCGATCATTATTTGTTCGGCCTGCGGCAATAGGCCCGGCCATTGAAAGAGATGAGGCGCCACATGGGGCATGACCTCATCGGGAATGGCGGAAGATATGAGAGTGTTTTCGGGCCGTGGCAAGCCCAAGACGGCAGGTTATGCACAATCAGTGCCAGCATTGGCGGCAGTGCCACAATATTCAGGTAGTTTCTGGAACAATTTCATACAGAAGTTGTGCAAGTGGCGCCGATTGCCGACGTTCCGCACAGGCCCGAACACGGATCACGATCACCGTTTTTTTGTCTGGAGAGGGCAGGGTCAGGATATCGTTGATATGTACCTGAGCGTGGGCCTTGGTCACACGCTGGCGGTTTATGCGCACCTGTCCCGCTGTTGCCAACTGCGCGCAGGCTGTGCGGCTGCGGCCAAAACGGGCGTGGAGCAGCCATAAATCCAGTCTCTGGGCAGCAACGGGGGCGGGAGCGGGCTGTTTCATGGAGTTCAACTGCGGTTGAGAAGGATGGTGAGGGCGGCAAAGGGGCTGTCGGGGCGACGGGGGCCGGGTGTGGGCGCTACGCGCTTTTTCTTCTGGCGCGGCTGGTTGCGGGGCATTTTTTGCCTTCTGCCGTCCTCGCCTTTTGGCTGGAAGCGGATCATGAGCGGTGCCGGTGGCCCATAGCTGTCGGTCGCCATGGGGCGGGGATGATAGACCCGCATGTCCAGTCCTTTCAGCAGCGCGGGCAGCATCTCGCGTCGCACCCCAAGCCGGGAGGCCAGCAATGGCGGCAGAGGCACGGGCGCGCGGCGGCTCATGCGGGCCAGTTCAAGAACGATTTTTTCCGCGATATCCAGCCGGATACGCACCGGCCCAGCCTCCAGCCAGCCCATCTGGTCCATAAAGGCGGGTGGCAGGGCATCGGGGGCAAGAGTGATGCGGCTCATGGCGGGCAGGGGTGGACAAGGCAAGTTCAGGCTGATCGCGACCAGCCATCCACGCAGTTGCAGCGGGCGTTCCTTCAGGATCGCGGGCATGAACAGGCTGTAGCGCCCGACCCGGATCCCCAGGCGGCGCAGGCGGTGAAGCATATCGGGGCGGGGTCGCTCGCCATGGGGTAGGGGGGCAATACCCGCTCCTTCCAGCAGGCGATGGACGATCCCGCGCAGTTCGGGCGTACTCGCCACGGCGGCCTGTACGGCAAAGAGCGGGGCCAGATGTTCGCGCACCACCTGTCCTACCCATGACTGGAGCCGGCCCCGGATGCGCTCGCGCTGGGCGTTGTCCAGCAGCGGGTTGTCGAGAACCTGCGGGCGAGGAGAAAGAATGGTGCTCCCCGGTAACATGCGGGCAATCGGCATATCCTGCCATATGATATGCATGCCATCGGCAGAAAATGCGAACTGCTGGTCATCATCTCCCACCAGCAGGGCGACACGGCGCGGGATTTCGCTGCGCACCGCCCGGCGGGCCGCGCGCATGAGCAGGCGGCCATCCTCCGCGTCCGTGTGCTCACCCGCAATCAGGTCCAGCCCGGCAATGCGGCCGACTTCGTGCCCCTCCACCACCACGTTGCCCTGTGCGGTTACGGCAGAGAGCAGGCTGTCATGCCCGCCCTCATCCAGCCTGCGGATCAGCGTGGTGGCGCGGCGATCGACAAAACGGGCGGTCAGCTGTTCGTGCAGCACGTCGGAAAGCCGGTCCTCCGCCTCCCGCGTGCGGGCCTGCCAGTGCGCGGCATTGGTAATCCAGCCGTTGCGCGCGGCGATGTAGCTGCATACCCGTATGCCTGCCAGCCGCTGCATCAGGCTGTCTATGGTGCCTTCCGTCTGGAAGAAATGGGTAATCTGGTTTTCCATCCACGCAGCCGGAATGCGGCCATCGGTAATGAGGTGGGTAAAGATACGGCCACACAGGCGGATATGGCTGTCATCGCCCAGCTTGCGGAAATCGGGTATCTGGCAGCTTTCCCATAACAGCCGTGTCGCGGCGCGGGAGTGGACCAGCGGGCGGATCTCGGCATTGGCCGCCAGTACCGACAGGGCCAGCACGTCGCTTGCCTCATGCCCCGCCACCAGTTCCGGTCGGGGGGAAGCACGGTTGAGGCTTGCCAGCAGTGCGGGCGCGGATGAGAAATCAAGCGTGCTGTTGCGCCATGCCAGGCGGGTCAGCGGGTCGAAGCGGTGTTCCTCTACTGCTTCGGCCAGTTCTTCATGAAGCGGCGGGCAGGTGCCGGTGGTGCCAAATGTGCCGTCGCGCAGACCGCGCCCGGCCCGGCCTGCCACCTGCGCGATTTCCCCCGCGTTGAGCGGGCGCACCCGCGCACCATCGAATTTGGACAGGCTGGCGAAGGCTACATGGTTTACATCCATGTTCAGCCCCATGCCGATTGCGTCGGTTGCGACCAGGTAATCGACTTCCTTTTCCTGATACAGGGCAACCTGTGCGTTGCGTGTGCGCGGGGAAAGCTGACCCATCACAATGGCGCACCCGCCACGCCTGCGGCGCAGCAGTTCGGCAATGGCGTAAACCTCACTGGCGGAAAAGGCGACAATGGCCGAACGCGGCGGCAGGCGTGTCAGCTTGCAGCCCCCCGCATGGGTCAGTTGCGACAGGCGGGGACGGTGTTCGATCTCGATGCCCGGCACCAGCCTGCGGATCAGGTTACGGATGGTGTCAGCCCCCAGGAACATGGTCTCTGCCGTGCCACGGGCATGGAGCAGGCGATCGGTAAAGATATGCCCCCGATCCGGGTCGGCGCAGAGCTGGATCTCATCCACCGCCACGAATTCCACCCGTCTGTCCAGCGGCATGGCCTCCACCGTGCACGAAAACCATCGCGCATTGGGCGGCACGATCTTTTCCTCGCCCGTTATCAGGGCTACGGCCTGTGCGCCCTTGCGGGCTACCATGCGGTCATAATTCTCCCGCGCGAGCAGCCGCAGTGGGAAACCGATAATGCCGGAGCCATGTGATAGCAGCCGTTCTATGGCCAGATGGGTTTTGCCGGTATTGGTCGGGCCGAGCACGGCCCGCACCATCCTGTCGGAATGGGGGCCGGAACCCTGCCCGGCCACTGCGCGATAGGGGCCACCAGTGCCCTTGGGTACACCCGTCATACCGCCATGCTCCGGCCAAGTGGCCGCAAATGCAAGCAAAACCACATGCGCGCCCATCGGGGTGTTGCGTTGGCGCGGGGCTGGACGCACCCTGCCGGATACGAAGCCATGCATGAAGGGACGTTCAATGAACATGTTGCAGACACATGACAGTCTGGTTGCGGCTGATGGTGTGGGCGATGCGCCCGTGGGTGTGATCCATGCCATCCGCCCCGGCATGCGTGATGGCCTGGGCGAACTGGTAGGGGAAGCCGCAGCCCGCTTTGCAGGGCAGGCAGGGTTTGCTGCCCGCCATGGCCAGGTCCAGTTGCTGCCGGGAGCCGATGGTAGCATTGCCACCGCCCTGCTGGGCATTGCGGAGGAAGCGGAAGGGTGTGACCCGTTTGTTTTCGGTGCGCTGCCCGACTCGCTTCCCGCCGGGCTGTGGCGGGTCAGCGCCCCGGAGGATGTGGCGGCGGCGGATATCGCGCTGGGTTTCTGCCTTGGCGCCTATCGCATGCCGGCCTTTGGGCGTGAGGCAACTCCCGCCGCACCCGGTGCACGGCTGGTCGTAGGGCCTGAGGGAGTGGTTGCCAGCCAGATGGCGGCGTGCATGAACATGGCCCGCTCGCTGATCAACACGCCCCCCAACCTGATGGGGCCGGATGAACTGGCTGCGGCCGCACAGGCCGCCCTGCTGCCAGCGGGAGCGGAGGTCTCAATCCTGCGTGGAGACCGTCTGGCGCATGATTTCCCGACCGTGCTGCATGTTGGCATGGGTTCGGAGCGCGCACCCTGCGTGGTGGAGGCAAGCTGGCAGGGTAGCACCGCCACGGATGCAGCCCCCCTGATCTCGCTGGTGGGTAAGGGCGTGTGCTTTGATACGGGTGGTTATGACCTCAAGCCGCCTTCTTCCATGCTGCGAATGAAGAAGGATATGGGAGGGGCTGCCATCATGCTTGCCCTTGCGCGGTTGATCATGCTGCGTGACCTGCCGGTCCGGCTGGAACTGCGTCTGGGCTGTGTGGAGAACAGTGTGTCTGGTCATGCCATGCGCCCGTCGGACGTGGTGCGGACCCGCGCGGGGCTGACGGTGGAGATCGGCAATACTGATGCGGAAGGCAGACTCGTGCTGTGCGACCTGCTGCATGCAGCTTGTGCCCGCCAGCCCGACCTGCTGGTCGATGCGGCTACCCTGACCGGGGCGGCGCGTGTAGCACTTGGCCCGGATGTGCCTGCGCTGTTCAGCAACAATGCGGAAACGGGTGCTGCTTTTGTTGCGGCTGGCCTGTCCTGTGGAGACCCGCTGTGGCAACTGCCCCTGTGGCCTGGTTACCGTAAATGGCTGCGCAGTCCGGTGGCAGATCTGAACAATATTTCATCTAAACCAATGGCCGGAGCGATTACGGCGGCTCTTTTTCTGCAGAATTTTGTCAAAACTGATGTGCGCTGGGTTCATATCGATACCTATGGA
It contains:
- the cyoD gene encoding cytochrome o ubiquinol oxidase subunit IV, whose product is MGDHISSSGESHGSVGSYLTGFVLAVILTVAAFGLVMSHAMSPSATGGAIALLAVVQIVVHLIYFLHMNGSSEQRWNVMAFVFTVLSVLVLVAGTMFIMHDTSINMMSR
- the fdxA gene encoding ferredoxin FdxA produces the protein MTYVVTENCIRCKFTDCVEVCPVDCFYAGENFLVINPDECIDCGVCEPECPAEAIFPDSDDRATPWAELNAKYAAVWPNITRKLDAPADAEEWKDKPNKKDLLSPEPQKD
- a CDS encoding RNA-binding S4 domain-containing protein, whose amino-acid sequence is MKQPAPAPVAAQRLDLWLLHARFGRSRTACAQLATAGQVRINRQRVTKAHAQVHINDILTLPSPDKKTVIVIRVRACAERRQSAPLAQLLYEIVPETT
- a CDS encoding helicase-related protein, which codes for MTGVPKGTGGPYRAVAGQGSGPHSDRMVRAVLGPTNTGKTHLAIERLLSHGSGIIGFPLRLLARENYDRMVARKGAQAVALITGEEKIVPPNARWFSCTVEAMPLDRRVEFVAVDEIQLCADPDRGHIFTDRLLHARGTAETMFLGADTIRNLIRRLVPGIEIEHRPRLSQLTHAGGCKLTRLPPRSAIVAFSASEVYAIAELLRRRRGGCAIVMGQLSPRTRNAQVALYQEKEVDYLVATDAIGMGLNMDVNHVAFASLSKFDGARVRPLNAGEIAQVAGRAGRGLRDGTFGTTGTCPPLHEELAEAVEEHRFDPLTRLAWRNSTLDFSSAPALLASLNRASPRPELVAGHEASDVLALSVLAANAEIRPLVHSRAATRLLWESCQIPDFRKLGDDSHIRLCGRIFTHLITDGRIPAAWMENQITHFFQTEGTIDSLMQRLAGIRVCSYIAARNGWITNAAHWQARTREAEDRLSDVLHEQLTARFVDRRATTLIRRLDEGGHDSLLSAVTAQGNVVVEGHEVGRIAGLDLIAGEHTDAEDGRLLMRAARRAVRSEIPRRVALLVGDDDQQFAFSADGMHIIWQDMPIARMLPGSTILSPRPQVLDNPLLDNAQRERIRGRLQSWVGQVVREHLAPLFAVQAAVASTPELRGIVHRLLEGAGIAPLPHGERPRPDMLHRLRRLGIRVGRYSLFMPAILKERPLQLRGWLVAISLNLPCPPLPAMSRITLAPDALPPAFMDQMGWLEAGPVRIRLDIAEKIVLELARMSRRAPVPLPPLLASRLGVRREMLPALLKGLDMRVYHPRPMATDSYGPPAPLMIRFQPKGEDGRRQKMPRNQPRQKKKRVAPTPGPRRPDSPFAALTILLNRS
- a CDS encoding leucyl aminopeptidase family protein; protein product: MNMLQTHDSLVAADGVGDAPVGVIHAIRPGMRDGLGELVGEAAARFAGQAGFAARHGQVQLLPGADGSIATALLGIAEEAEGCDPFVFGALPDSLPAGLWRVSAPEDVAAADIALGFCLGAYRMPAFGREATPAAPGARLVVGPEGVVASQMAACMNMARSLINTPPNLMGPDELAAAAQAALLPAGAEVSILRGDRLAHDFPTVLHVGMGSERAPCVVEASWQGSTATDAAPLISLVGKGVCFDTGGYDLKPPSSMLRMKKDMGGAAIMLALARLIMLRDLPVRLELRLGCVENSVSGHAMRPSDVVRTRAGLTVEIGNTDAEGRLVLCDLLHAACARQPDLLVDAATLTGAARVALGPDVPALFSNNAETGAAFVAAGLSCGDPLWQLPLWPGYRKWLRSPVADLNNISSKPMAGAITAALFLQNFVKTDVRWVHIDTYGWNDSARPGRPEGGESLGLRAAYEATLKIFNIQDVMHH